GCCATATCAAGATCGTCATTGCCCCGCAGCGTCCCCTAGAGGCAAAAGGCTACCTCTCCATGTTCAGCCAGCCCCTACCCCCCCGCAAGCGCCCTCCACAGGGAATCACCATTGGCAAGGATCACCCTCTTGTGACGGCACTACGGGCGGGGGTAAACGGGGAGGTCAGCCCGCCGGGATCGCTCTACGTCCGCGATTTCAGCCGCTTACAGCGCAAACCACTTGCCGTCAGCGTAAAAACAACCGCCACCGAGGATGTAATCCATACCCTAAAAACAGCCTATGCCTCGAAGTTCCCTGTTTACGTGCGCGGGGCGGGCTACAGCGCAGCGCCCATCCCCGATCACCTGATCGCCCTGATCAACAACCGTCCCCCCGCCCCCGAATTCGATCTGACCGAAAGGGGGACGGTGATCGTCAGCGGACGAACCCGCCTGAACGACCTTGAACAGGCACTTCATGGATATGGACGCTCTCTGCCCGCCTTACCCGCCTTGCAGTTTGTCTCTGTGGGAGGCTGGCTTTCCGCCGGAGGCTATGGCTTGCGCTCTCACAAGCACGGGGCGGGCATTGATTCTGTGCGCCGCTTGCACCTGATCGGTTCGGAGGGTGTGGGGCGCTGGTGTGCGCCCGATGATCCCGATGATGGGGCTGATTTATTCCGGTACGCCCTCGGCGGTTTCGGGGCATTCGGGGTCATTGATCAGGCTGAACTGCTGACGATTCCCTATCAACCCTACACAACAATGCTCTTTTACGACGATGGAATCACCCCGGTAGCCATGTGTGAAGCATTGATTTCTCAGGCAACGGCGGGGGAAAATGCCCCTGATGTCTTGCGCGGGTGGATTCTTCCTTCCGGTGCGGCGGGCTTTGGGTTAGGTTTTGAACATGCCCAACGGGATACCCTCCCTCAGTCCCTACGCCAGCGTGATCCCCTGCCCCGCGAGGAAAAAATCGGGACGTTTGAGGACTACCAACGGATCGTTCACGAGTCCGTTGCCGAACACCTTGTGACAACCCGTGAACACCACCACCTTTGGGCAGATTACCTTTTAAGTGCGGACGCGCTGCGGGTTGTCGTCACCGCCATTATGGGGCAGCACGCCGCGCTTGCACCCTATTTATACGTTGTCCGCGCTGCCGCTGTGAAGCGCCCCGCTGGACAATCACTACCCCTTGCCGCGCATCATCAGGGCAAGGCGACGGTGCAATACCTTATCGGCGTCTATGCGGATGTTCCCGCTGATGATGCGGGGGGGGGGCAAACTGTCCAAACCGCCCTCCAAACCCTTCAAGAGGCAGTGATCGAGGCGGGCGGGCAGATTGGCTTATGGGGGTATCACACGCTGAATCGGGCAGCAGTTCGCACGCATTACCCTGCTGCGGGAAGTGATATCTTTAAGACACTGCGAGGGAAGTTCACCCCTCTCATCGTTTCGGGAGTATGGTAAACTAGAAGGTATGATCATTGGCGTATGTACACTTGAACTCTACCTCCCACAATCAGAGTCCCTAAAAGATAAACGGAGTGCTTTGAAAGGCTTGATCAGCCGCCTTCAGCGTGAATTTACCGTGAGTGCAGCGGAGATCGATTTCAACGATGCCCGCCGTTCGGCATTGATCGGTGTGGCGCTTGTTTCCAACAGCGCCGTTCATGTCCAGCAGTTGCTCGCCAATCTCGTCCGCTGGCTGGAAGAAAACCGTCCCGACCTTGATCTCCTTCAGCATCGTGTTGAGATCATGCATGTTACCCCAATGACCGACTAGCGAAAGAACAGGATGCCGACCATGGCTAAAAAAGTCGAAAACGAGAAAAGCACCCTTCAGAAACTCCGCTATGAGGTGTTGGTGGATTGGGCGGCGACGGAGTGGGAACGCCTTTACCCAGGCGCACCGTTCATGGCACTATGGGCGTCGGATAACTGCGGGAACAACCGCGCCCGCGAACGAGTACAACCCGGGCGCAAACTGCGCGGCAAAGTGCGCTATACGGGGATTGAAACCCTGAACTGCCCTCACGTTGTGCCGATCAGCGATTACCGCCTGCCTGGTCCCCGCCCGCTCTTGGATGAGTCGGTTGGGGCGTGGCATTTTCAGTTCACCGGCGATGGCGGCGCTTGTTTTGGGGCGATCTACGTCAGTTCTTACTATGAGGACGGCGACAAATGCATGGTGTCTGTCGCCCTCATTCCCCCAGATCGGGTTGATCCTTGGGTGCAATTTGAAGTTCTCTGTAACCAAGCGGCGCGTCACCTTGAACGTAGTCAGCGCGTCTACATCATCGGCGGGGAGAACGGTTCCTTCAAGCCAACAGTGGAGTGGGATCAGGTGATCCTGCCGGAATCGATCAAAGCCGACCTGCGGGCGGAGATGGAAACCTTCTTCAACGAAGGCGTCGATATTTACAAGCAGTTGAACCTTGCGCCTTTCCGTAAGCTGCTCTTGGTGGGACCGCCCGGCACGGGAAAAACAACCCTCTGTGCGGCGTTGGCGAAACTCGCCCTGAATCAGAAGCGCGTTGTCGTCTACGTCTCCGGCGCGGATGATGATGGGGCGTCCTTCCGCAAGATCCACCATGCCCTCAATGTCGTCAGCGAGGCGCGTTTCCCAGTACTATTGATTGTGGAAGAAATTGATGTCTACCTGCGTAAGGAAGACAAGGCGCAAATTTTGAACGTCTTAGACGGTCTGGAATCGCCAAACAACCCGCGCGGGGCGCTGTTGATTGCCACGACGAACTATCCAGAGGTCATTGACGAGCGCATTGCCAAACGTCCGGGGCGCGTGGATCGGATTATCCACATCCCCACCATCCAAGATGGCGATCAGGCGGCGCGGATGCTCCAACGCTACATGGCGACCCAGTGGTCGGAAGACCACCGCGCTGTGGTGGACGATCTGATTGGGCAAACCGGCGCGTTCGTCCGCGAAGTGGCACTCTATGCGCGGATGCTTGCTGCGCACAACCGTGAGACAATCGTCTCGGTGAACATCCTTCGCCAGTCGGTGAACAGCCTCTCCAGCCAATTGGCAACGGGATACGATCTGCGCCCCAAGCGCGAGATGGGGTTTGGGGCAACTGCCGCCAGTGGACGCCGCCGCAACGGGACGGATGGCAACTGATCTCGCTGATGCCTTTGATCCGGCGGACGCCGAGCGCCTTCTTGCGATTGGGCTGGCGCTGACGCCAAGCGTCGGCTTGACAGTGATCAACCGGCTGCGAGCGCATTTTGGGACATTGCTGGCTGCCCACAGCGCCGCCCTGTCTGAACTTCAGAGGGTAGCGGGTGTGGGCAGTGCCTTATCCGTGCGGATTAAAGCGGTGAACCCCTCCGAGATCGCCACGTCTCTCCAGCGATGGGAAAAGGCGGGGATTCGTCTGATGATGATTGATGATTTTCACCTCCAACGCGCCTACCCCATTCCCCTTTTTCGCTTGAAATACCCCCCGCCAACTGTGTTCTTTCGCGGAAATCTGAGCAGTACGTTTATGATGGGGCGCGGCGTTGCCATTGTTGGCACACGGGAATCGACAGCGCCACTGGAACACCTTGCCTATGACTATGCCACTGTCTTAGCGAAAGCAACTATCCCCATCATCAGCGGGTTGGCATACGGCATAGATGCTGCCGCTCACAAAGGGGCGCTTGCCGAGAGGGGCTATACGGCTGCCATTCTTGGCAGTGGCATCACCGACGATACGCTCTACCCGCCAGCGCATCGCCGCTTGGGGCAGGACATCCTCGCCCAAGGTGTTCTCCTTTGCGAGGTAAATCCAGAAGCCTCTCCCGCACGGGAGACCCTTGTCTACCGCAACCGCTTGATTGCCGCCTTCAGCCGAGCGCTGATCGTTATTGCGGCGGGGGCATCTAGCGGAGCGCTTTATGCCGCCCATGCCGCCCATGACATGCATATTCCTGTTTTTGCCGCGCCACAGGGTGGGGAAGGCTGCCAAAAACTCTTGGCTGATTATGCCGATCCCCTTCCCGCTGATCCGACGGTATTTTTGGCACATCTTAATACCCGCCCATGATTCCTGATCGTTCCCTTGAGGTGCGCCTGTTCATCATCGCCGCGAATCCCTTAGCGCGGATCGGGATGGGCGCTATGGTGGAGCGTGTTGGCGGGGTGATCGTCGTGGGAGAGGCATCACCCGATCCCGATTTGGCTGATCTGATCGCTACCCACACACCCGATGCCCTCCTTTGGGATGCCGATGGCGGCGGGATCGACCTGCTCCCTACACTGGAGGGAATTCCACCCACCATCGCCCTTGTTGCTGATTCCAATCAGGCAGCAGAGGCATGGACGGTAGGCGTGCGCGGAATCATCACCCGCAGTACGCCTCCAGAGCGCATTGTTGCCGCGCTACGGGCGGTGGTAGAGGGCTTAGCTGTCTTTGACCCCGCTTTGGCTGCGGCGCTCTTTCCCTCCACGCCGCATGAATCCCCTACCACAGAGGGATTGACCACCCGCGAACGCGAGGTCTTAACTCTGATCGCTGAGGGCTTACCAAACAAAACCATTGCCGGACGTTTGGGCATTAGTGAGAACACCGTGAAATTCCATGTGAATGCCGTGATGAGCAAATTAGGCGTCCAAAGCCGCACAGAGGCGGTGGTCAAAGCCGTGCGGCTAGGATGGTTCGCGCTATAATGAGCGGTGGGCTTTTTTCTGCATCAACGGCGGTTCAGCATGTCGGACATGATTGGGCGGCGGCTCGGTGATTATGAGATCAACGGACTCCTCGGACGGGGAGGGATGGCAACGGTCTACCGCGCCCGCCAACTGAGTGTTGAACGCGATGTAGCCATTAAAATCATCAAACCCGATGTCTCCAGCAGTACCAGCCTCGAAGAATTCATCGCCCGCTTCAAGCGCGAGGCGCAGACGATTGCTAAACTGAGTCACCCACACATCCTCAAACTATTTGATTACGGGCAGTCAGATGAACTCATTTACCTTGTCACCGAACTGCTGCCCGGCGGCACGCTTGCCGACCAGATCAGACAGCAGCGGCTGACTCCGGCAGAGGCAACCACATACATCGATCAGATTGCAAAGGCACTTGATTACGCCCACAAACGGGGAATTGTCCACCGCGATCTGAAACCGCAAAATGTCCTCTTTGATGAAGATGGGAACGCCTTCCTCACC
This genomic interval from Anaerolineales bacterium contains the following:
- a CDS encoding FAD-binding oxidoreductase; its protein translation is MKAPTAFFNEIVPLAVDSPAYHDILADGQAVAIKGNRTTPVLLVRRLVAVQPVRVLQSIMTTLADTLTTYAPHLPPALITPDAAAEMLRIAGYFPHSLASIFVLEHRLASDNPQLDLSFCIRRGDDGLSILSGGIPAEWLISPAWAGAAAFCQRWADTSSTLHREIGHVWFEFDAAGGGIPQPGLYFGTPFEGDTMRHWRGDLGWLTDEALLLLRGAALPDRLVATLQRCIGTLPDVGGEIFEVGMMLSRDPDFVRLCLTHIPSTRIPDYLAAVGWTGDFAAVRHALSLLEGADSVELYIDVGTALLPRAGLEARLTPGKSATAEDAAARWQTLLDRLVEAGLAAPDKGAGMLAWEGATTGTLPGETAPARLWRMISHIKIVIAPQRPLEAKGYLSMFSQPLPPRKRPPQGITIGKDHPLVTALRAGVNGEVSPPGSLYVRDFSRLQRKPLAVSVKTTATEDVIHTLKTAYASKFPVYVRGAGYSAAPIPDHLIALINNRPPAPEFDLTERGTVIVSGRTRLNDLEQALHGYGRSLPALPALQFVSVGGWLSAGGYGLRSHKHGAGIDSVRRLHLIGSEGVGRWCAPDDPDDGADLFRYALGGFGAFGVIDQAELLTIPYQPYTTMLFYDDGITPVAMCEALISQATAGENAPDVLRGWILPSGAAGFGLGFEHAQRDTLPQSLRQRDPLPREEKIGTFEDYQRIVHESVAEHLVTTREHHHLWADYLLSADALRVVVTAIMGQHAALAPYLYVVRAAAVKRPAGQSLPLAAHHQGKATVQYLIGVYADVPADDAGGGQTVQTALQTLQEAVIEAGGQIGLWGYHTLNRAAVRTHYPAAGSDIFKTLRGKFTPLIVSGVW
- a CDS encoding DUF503 domain-containing protein, coding for MIIGVCTLELYLPQSESLKDKRSALKGLISRLQREFTVSAAEIDFNDARRSALIGVALVSNSAVHVQQLLANLVRWLEENRPDLDLLQHRVEIMHVTPMTD
- a CDS encoding ATP-binding protein — translated: MAKKVENEKSTLQKLRYEVLVDWAATEWERLYPGAPFMALWASDNCGNNRARERVQPGRKLRGKVRYTGIETLNCPHVVPISDYRLPGPRPLLDESVGAWHFQFTGDGGACFGAIYVSSYYEDGDKCMVSVALIPPDRVDPWVQFEVLCNQAARHLERSQRVYIIGGENGSFKPTVEWDQVILPESIKADLRAEMETFFNEGVDIYKQLNLAPFRKLLLVGPPGTGKTTLCAALAKLALNQKRVVVYVSGADDDGASFRKIHHALNVVSEARFPVLLIVEEIDVYLRKEDKAQILNVLDGLESPNNPRGALLIATTNYPEVIDERIAKRPGRVDRIIHIPTIQDGDQAARMLQRYMATQWSEDHRAVVDDLIGQTGAFVREVALYARMLAAHNRETIVSVNILRQSVNSLSSQLATGYDLRPKREMGFGATAASGRRRNGTDGN
- a CDS encoding DNA-processing protein DprA is translated as MATDLADAFDPADAERLLAIGLALTPSVGLTVINRLRAHFGTLLAAHSAALSELQRVAGVGSALSVRIKAVNPSEIATSLQRWEKAGIRLMMIDDFHLQRAYPIPLFRLKYPPPTVFFRGNLSSTFMMGRGVAIVGTRESTAPLEHLAYDYATVLAKATIPIISGLAYGIDAAAHKGALAERGYTAAILGSGITDDTLYPPAHRRLGQDILAQGVLLCEVNPEASPARETLVYRNRLIAAFSRALIVIAAGASSGALYAAHAAHDMHIPVFAAPQGGEGCQKLLADYADPLPADPTVFLAHLNTRP
- a CDS encoding response regulator transcription factor, whose amino-acid sequence is MIPDRSLEVRLFIIAANPLARIGMGAMVERVGGVIVVGEASPDPDLADLIATHTPDALLWDADGGGIDLLPTLEGIPPTIALVADSNQAAEAWTVGVRGIITRSTPPERIVAALRAVVEGLAVFDPALAAALFPSTPHESPTTEGLTTREREVLTLIAEGLPNKTIAGRLGISENTVKFHVNAVMSKLGVQSRTEAVVKAVRLGWFAL